Within Thermococcus celer Vu 13 = JCM 8558, the genomic segment CTTCTTTGGTCAGGGCCTTCGGCAGGCTCCTCGGAACCTTTGGGGGTTTGAGCTTCTCAGCTTCGTCCTCGTGGCCCTCGAAACGGAAGTAGGAGCGCAACGCCTGGACAACGAGGTTGAGGCTCCTGTTGGAGTAGCCCTCTCTCCTGAGTCTCGCCAGAAAACGGAGGGCGGAGCGGGCGTTGAGCTTTCCGCCCCACTCGAGGTAGCGCCTCACGTAGTAGGAGTACATCCTTATCGTGTTCGGGCTCTTCCCCTCGAGGTCGAGGTAGGTCTCGTACTCCTCAAGGGTCTCGTCGATGCCCATATCACAGTCCCTTCGGGAGTTCCTCGATGTCTTCGGGCCTTACCTCGGGGTTCTCCACTATATCCGGCCCCTCTCCAGCCTCCGGCTCAGGATTTTGTGGTTCCTCGGTTGGTGGCCTGGGCGGTTTCAGGGGCTCCTCCTTTATGACCCTGCTGAGGTACACGGTCTTGAGGAGCTCATCGACGAGCGCTTTGTCCTCGGCGAAGATGTAGCCCTGCCCCACTATCACCTTGCCGGCCAGACCGAGTCTCTCGACGGCCCTTCCGATGTATCCCTCATCGGGAACCGGCTCCGCCGGGAAGAGGGACTTCCAGGCTTCCTCAATTGTGTACACGTTCTTTGAATTCTCAAGGAGCGCCTTGAGCCCCTCGTTCTCCTCCTTCAGTTTCTCGTTTTCCTCCTTCAGCTCCTCGTGGGCCCTCAGGAGCGCGTCGTACTCCCCTCTGAGCTTTTTGTACTCCTCAACGAGACCATCGTAGCGTCCCTTGAGGTCGAGGAGCTGGTTTCTGAGCGCCATGTACTCCGGGAGTATCTGGAGGCTCTTCAGCCCGGCCCTGATGAGGGCGTTCTTCAGTTCCT encodes:
- a CDS encoding toprim domain-containing protein, whose translation is MTIVDVRILVEGASDVEVVSKALQGLALGSEYNVTISSIIPTTNIEIAKSAAAGADLLIIATDADRVGRDLAERLFSELGEMVGHVERMKLPLGHDLEHVDVELVRKELKNALIRAGLKSLQILPEYMALRNQLLDLKGRYDGLVEEYKKLRGEYDALLRAHEELKEENEKLKEENEGLKALLENSKNVYTIEEAWKSLFPAEPVPDEGYIGRAVERLGLAGKVIVGQGYIFAEDKALVDELLKTVYLSRVIKEEPLKPPRPPTEEPQNPEPEAGEGPDIVENPEVRPEDIEELPKGL